The Microcebus murinus isolate Inina chromosome 4, M.murinus_Inina_mat1.0, whole genome shotgun sequence genome has a segment encoding these proteins:
- the CD3G gene encoding T-cell surface glycoprotein CD3 gamma chain, translating to MEQGKGLAGLILAIILLQGTVAQSKQENILVKVDETREDDSVLLMCDLNEKNIKWFKDGKIINSLNGSKSTWNLGSSTKDPQGIYWCQGLKDTSKPLQVYYRMCQNCIELNAATISGFIFAEIISIFFLAVGVYFIAGQEGARQSRASDKQTLLPNDQLYQPLKDREDDQYSHLQGNQLRKK from the exons GTACTGTGGCCCAGTCAAAACAAG AAAACATTTTGGTAAAGGTGGATGAAACTCGAGAAGATGATTCAGTACTCCTGATGTGTgacttgaatgaaaaaaatatcaaatggtTTAAAGATGGAAAGATAATAAACTCTCTAAATGGAAGTAAAAGTACATGGAATCTAGGAAGTAGTACCAAGGACCCTCAAGGGATATATTGGTGTCAAGGATTAAAAGACACTTCAAAACCACTTCAAGTGTATTACAGAA TGTGTCAGAACTGCATTGAGCTCAATGCAGCCACCATATCTGGCTTCATCTTTGCTGAAATCATCAGCATTTTCTTCCTTGCTGTTGGAGTCTACTTCATTGCTGGACAAGAGGGAGCTCGCCAGTCAAGAG CTTCAGACAAGCAGACTCTGTTGCCCAATGACCAGCTCTACCAG CCCCTCAAGGATCGGGAGGATGACCAATACAGCCACCTTCAAGGAAACCAGCTGAGGAAGAAATGA